In Labilithrix sp., a genomic segment contains:
- a CDS encoding RNA polymerase sigma factor, with amino-acid sequence MEGVAERVEQEEIADVDDAQPSLVARVRAGEASALTTVYRQHHVAVRAFARRLVGDIESAEDLVQDVFVALPSAIGRFRGDASLRTFLVSIAVNRAKNHVRSAMRRRAALARLGREPEPSSPDLQRDAERRELAGRLMLALDELPLDQRVAIVLAEIEERTSGEIALIVGAPEATVRTRVFHAKRKLREILGGEKGGAE; translated from the coding sequence ATGGAAGGCGTGGCCGAGCGCGTGGAGCAGGAGGAGATCGCGGACGTCGACGACGCCCAGCCTTCCCTCGTCGCCCGCGTTCGGGCCGGCGAGGCGAGCGCCCTCACGACGGTGTACCGCCAGCATCACGTCGCGGTGCGAGCGTTCGCGCGGCGGCTCGTCGGCGACATCGAGTCGGCGGAGGATCTCGTGCAGGACGTGTTCGTCGCGCTCCCGAGCGCGATCGGTCGCTTCCGCGGCGACGCCTCGCTCCGCACGTTCCTCGTCTCGATCGCGGTCAACCGCGCGAAGAACCACGTGCGCTCCGCGATGCGCCGTCGCGCAGCGCTCGCGCGCCTCGGCCGCGAGCCGGAGCCGTCGTCGCCGGACTTGCAGCGCGACGCGGAGCGCCGCGAGCTCGCGGGCCGGCTGATGCTGGCGCTCGACGAGCTCCCGCTCGATCAGCGCGTCGCGATCGTCCTCGCGGAGATCGAGGAGCGGACGAGCGGCGAGATCGCGCTCATCGTCGGCGCGCCGGAGGCGACGGTGCGCACGCGCGTCTTCCACGCGAAGCGAAAGCTCCGCGAGATCCTCGGCGGAGAGAAGGGAGGCGCGGAATGA